The DNA segment GTTCCCCGTCGACATCTACCACATCAACGACTACCACGGTGCCGCTGCCCCTCTGTATCTCCTTCCCCAGACCGTCCCCTGCTGTCTCTCGCTCCACAACGCCGAGTTCCAAGGTATGTGGCCTATGCGCACACctgaggagcagaaggaAGTCTGCGAGGTCTTTAACCTCCCCCCCGAGGTGGTCAGAGACTATGTCCAGTATGGTTCCGTGTTTAACCTGCTCCACGCCGGTGCGAGCTACCTCCGTATCCACCAACGTGGCTTTGGTGCCGTCGGTGTGTCCCGAAAATACGGTGACCGTTCTCTGGCCCGCTACCCTATCTTCTGGAGTTTGAAGAACATTGGCCAGCTGCCCAACCCCGACCCCTCGGACACTGCCGACTGGGACCCGAACGAGGATATCTCGAACCAGTCGAAGGAGATCGAGATTGACCAGAGctttgaggagaagagaggcgACCTCCGCCGTCAGGCCCAAGAGTGGGCTGGCCTTGAAGTGGACCCCACAGCCGagctcttcgtcttcgtcggGCGTTGGAGTTTGCAGAAGGGTGTTGATTTGATTGCTGATATTTTCCCCAGCATTTTGGAGAAGTACCCCAAGACGCAGCTCATTTGCGTCGGCCCCGTCATTGATCTGTACGGCCGTTTTGCGGCCCTCAAGTTGGAAAAGCTGATGAAGAAGTATCCCAAGAGGGTCTACAGCAAGCCCGAGTTCACCCAACTCCCGCCATACATCTTCAGCGGTGCCGAGTTCGCCCTGATTCCGTCTCGTGATGAACCTTTCGGCCTGGTTGCCGTCGAGTTCGGAAGAAAGGGTGCGCTCGGTGTCGGCGCTCGTGTTGGTGGTCTTGGTCAGATGCCCGGTTTCTGGTACACTGTCGAGTCCATGACCCCCTCCCATTTGCTCCAGCAGTTCAGGCAGGCTATTGTCTCGGCTCTGGATTGCAAGTAAGTTGACCACAGAGTTCCTGCCTTTGCTAACGAACACGACTGACACACCTGATACTTTGCAGACACAACAAGCGCCAAATGATGAGAGCGTGGAGTGCGAAGCAGCGTTTCCCCGTCGCCCAGTGGCTCAAGCAGCTGGACGAGCTCTACAGCGAGTCCATCCGCATCCACCaaaaggaggccaagaagaagaagtttgATGCGCTCAGCCCCAGCCCCATGGGGACCAGGCCATCGTCTCGTGCCAGCAACATCTCGAACACTTACGTGGATCCAACCGGCGGCGCTCACACTCCAGGAATCACCCCCAGCCCAAGTCCGGGGCCAGAACAAGGCCTCATGACGCCGAGACTGGCTTCTCCAGAGGCCCTGCCCACGCCCACGGCGCCATGGGCAGGTGGTATGAAGTCCAACTCGCCTCGTGAATCGGTTGCCAGCTCCATCAATGGAAACACACTGTACGCCAATCCCGCGGCCCAAAGTAGTACTGTCAGCGTTGACAGTTTCGCAATCAGGGCCCAGAAAGACGGCATGCACTCCCCAGGACTCGCCCCATCGGACAACGGACTCAGCCTCCCCCGGCCGGCCTTTGGAAATGCCAACCGCAACAGCAGTCTTCTCAGTCTTCCCGATGTCGTCGGTGACAGGCAAGACTTCAAGCTGCAGCAGGTAGACCAGTTCTTCAACGACACCAACGGAGAGTACTATGCCGAGTTCGAAGACATGCTCGAGACATTGAGCGCCGGCAACTCGACCAACGAGCTGTGCATCGAAACATTCCTCAAGAGAAGCGAAAAGGAGTGGTTCGCGAGATATCGTGACGCCAAGCTTGGGCGTTATAGAGAATCCCACATCGGCAGCCCTGGCAGCCGGCCCGAGTCGAGAAACGGTCTTGGTGGGCGAAACGAGTCGGTTGTCAGCCGTGGACGTCAACGACACCGCAGCATGACCCCCAGCGGTCTGGCCAGGTCCGTCTTCGAGACCTCCCCACCAGgcaatggcggcggcggcggcggcatggTGGACGATGAGTTCCTGTTGGGCGATGGTTACAGAGCACCAACAGGTCTCAAGAGGTATGGACACACACCCTCCGTCTGGAGAACATGAATAACAATACTAACCTTCCTTGTTGTGCAGAATCATGTCTATTCGCATCGGTGACTGGCCCATCTACTCgttcttcctcgccctccagcAAGTCATTTCCGTCAGCTCGTACCAGATTGTCCTCCTCACAGGCGAAACCAACCAAACGCCAGAAAAGCTCTACATGGTCGCCGCTACCTACTTGGCCACGTCGTTGATCTGGTGGGCACTCGAGAGAAACTTCAAGTCTGTCTACTCGCTCTCGGCCCCGTGGTTCTTTTACGGTCTCGCCTTCATGTTGATTGGCATTTCGCCCTTGCTTTCCGACTGGCGCGTGTCCAACAAGCTCGAGGAAGCTGCCACCTGCTTCTATGCCGCTGGCGCCAGCTCCGGTGCCCTGTCCTTTGCGCTCAACTTTGGTGACGAAGGTGGCGCACCTACCAAGCAGTGGATCACTCGTGCCCTCGTGGTGTCGGGCTTTGCGCAGGTGTTCAGCATCGGTCTCTGGTACTGGGGCTCCATTGTCTCGACTCTGGAtcccacatccaccatctTTGTCGGCACTTCCAAGGTCCCCCAagccatcgtcgtcggcaTTCCCATCTGTCTGCTCATGTGGGCCATTGGTGCCATGCTTTATGTTGGTCTCCCTGACTTTTACCGGCAATCTCCGGCGAGCATTCCCGGTTTCTGGATCTCGCTTTGGCGCCGCAAGGTCGTCCCCTGGTTCTTTGTcatgatcatcatccaaaacTACTGGCTGTCGGCTCCCTATGGCCGCAGCTGGCAGTTCCTGTTCAACACGCAGCACGTTCCCGGCTGGGGTATCTTCTTGCTTGCCTTGGGCTTCTACGTCGGCCTTTGGGCCCTCGTCTTGTGGGGCTTCTCTCATTTCAGCGAGGAGCACACCTGGCTCCTGCCCATCTTCGCCATCGGCCTCTGCGCACCACGGTGGGCGCAGGAGTTCTGGGGCACATCCGGCATCGGCTGGTACCTCCCGTGGGCTGGTGGCCCTGTCGGCTCAGCCATTCTTTCCCGCTGCCTGTGGCTCTGGTTGGGTCTCTTGGACAACATCCAGGGCGTCGGGTTGGGcatgttgctgctggccaCGCTGACCAGACAGCACGTCCTGACCGTCTTGGTGGGCGCCCAGGTCATCGGCAGTGCTTTCACCATGCTGGCGCGGGCGACCAGTCCCAACGCACTCTCGCCCAACACCACGTTCCCTGACTTCAGCCAGGGCATCATGCCTGGAGCAGCCAGTCCTTACTTCTGGGTGTGTCTGGGATTCCAGCTGATCATCCCCTTTGGGTTCTTCAAGTTCTTCAGGAAGGAGCAGGTTGAGAAGCCCTAAGGTTTTGCTATACTACCTTTATCGTAATGCCTATTGTGcgtcttgttgctgttgcagcCATGTTGGTGTTTTATGTCGGGTTGGCGGGCGGGCCGGCGTGCAAGGAAGACTTTGTTTTTTGGTTTTCATTTTCTCACTCTCCATGACGAAAGGGTAATAGACGGAAACGGATTCCAATGTCAAAGAAACTTATGGGAGGTTGGAAATGGGTTTCCAGCTGGGAAAAAGTACATGATGacatacacacacagacacacacacacacacacacacacacacacacacacacacacacacacataacTGCCTAGAGATTCGGTCCGACATAACATACATTTTCTTACAGTCCTTTACTTTTTATTTATAGTTGGCGGTAATTACATCTTTGTAGTGTATATAGTTGACGAAGCATCCATGATTTTCTGAAGTGTATTGTTGTTCCATTTCCCCTACGTCATGTCCCATCTTCTTGGGTCACCTTGTGCTTGCTTGCTCCTGCCAGAAAATGCGAGCAACCGTTGGCCAAGTCGTCGTACCGGTTTGCTCCCGTTGTCGTACCTACCACGAACCACACACCGGCACAAAGCCCCAGTAACGGTCACCGAGTCGGCTACAAATAGCGAGTTACTTTCGGCCCTCTTCCTACACCattttccccctccaacgaACTCActcatcacccccgccaCGTACGAGTCGTCACCCTTTGCCTTTTTCCATCTCGATCCCCACTCTCCTTGCCAAACATGACCGGGtacctcctctccaagctcgGCTTCGACCTGAAGAATCAAGCAGATAACCACGACCCTGgcaacaacgacgaccgcccccctcccctcccgcaaCTTCACATCTCCACCGAGGACcacttccccccttccacgCAAGGGACCTACCCCCGTTTGTGCCAGCTATCCGACggctccctcctcaagaGCTACACCACCTTTGGCCCTGACGGGGAGAGAGTCCTGGTTGTATCACGCAGCGTTGACCAAGCTCGTTCGTTCGAAGTCGTGGGGGAAATCACCCGCTCCCACGGTGACTGCGACAACTGTTTTCTTGCTGAGCTGGAGCCGGGGGTtgtgttggctgcttttAGGAACCATGATTTGAGCGGTGAAGATGGTAATAAGCTGACCTGGTTCCGGATTACGGTTTGTCGATCtcgggatggggggaggatttgggagTATTTGAGCCAGgcggtggaaaaggggggctCGGATGGGGTGTGGGAGCCGTTTGTAAGGATTCCTGTGGGGAGGCGAGAGGAGGTGCAGTTGTATTATTCGGCCGAGGCGGAGCAGGGGCAGAGGCAGGACACGATGGTGGTTGTtagtggggatgggggggagacgTGGTcggagccgaggaggattacgggggaggaggggttgagagATGGAATGGTGGGAATTGCCGGTATGAAGGATGCAGTTTCTGGCAAAGAggcgctggtgatggtgttggagaCCACAAGATGTGGGCCTGGGAGGTTTAGCATTGAGGCGGTGGTTTCGTACGACGAGGGACTGAGCTGGGCGTCAAGGCAGGAGGTGTACAAGCCATCTGGAGAGGGCAAAAATGCCGGGGCACCGCAGATTGGGACTCTGGCTGGTAGGGAGGGAGTGGCGGTGGTATTTATGACAGATGAGGATGGGAACGAAGGGATATGGCCTTCTGgggccaagatcaagactgTTTtaggggttgggttggggaatGGAGTGATCAACTGGAGTCGGGAGGCTGATACTGTTTTCGAGGAGGGGAGTTCATGGCCAGGGATTCTGGGAGTCGGTCACGGGGAGGCGCTGGTGGTCTGCGAGACGAGGAGCAGAATTGGGGGTAGGCTGTTGAGCTTGGATCTCTGACATCCATGACCATGTCCTAATCGGCCTCTTGTCGTATGACAGCATTTGACGAAGCCCGAGATGAGGAACTAGACGGTAACTCAACATGATTTCTTCAACTACCCAAATATTTGTTGGATTTCGCTCGAATCCAGTCCTCCAGATCAATATGGAGTAGTGGTTGCTTCGCCCAACTGCAACATGCACAAACCTAGAGTGGTAACCTGAACCGGACCACCGGTTTTCTTGGGTCTTAAGCGAACTGGAATATGCGCCGGCAAAAGAGCTGAAAAGACTGCACGGCAGTCGTGACGGGTGTAATCCGTACCTAGGTATTTATCCGCCACTCAGCATATCACAGGCGCGGCAGATCCTTCGACGCGATCATGTCTGCCTTACCCCGGATCGGTTAAAAGCACCACTTCCCGTCTTACCCCAGATCTTGGGCTGATCACCATTCACGAGCTGAGAACTGAAACAGCTAACCGCAGGAAGAAGTGACAATGCAGTCAGCGCTCCCGCTGACAGTTTCTCCTCGCAATTTGGAGCGCGGGGCTAGTTCTTCCACGAGATATGATGGCTTTATAGGTGGTTCACTTCGTCTTCCCTACGCCCAAAGCTTGCCTGCCCATCGTTGCATTTGAGATTCCATGATACCTCCTCTGCTTGTAGCGTTGCATGCATGGCCGTGTGCAGCGGACATTTTACGATCTTCACCTCTCACCTAGTTGACGTCGAACCTCCAGGTAGGCGTTGCTGTATCATAGTTGTCGGGGTACTGGAAAGCCCCAGCGTCGAACAGTTGGGACAACTTTACCAGCACCATGTTGCTTCACTTCGCCATATACACCACTCTTTTTCTTACAGTCAGTCGTGGAGCCAGTCTTCCTAATCTCAGCAATGAACATTCActcgatgatggtgacaaGGGCGGAGGGAAGCGTACAAGAGACCCAGGCTATGTGCGCATGCCGGTGTCGAGACAGAAGTTCAAAAGTAAGGGGAAGTCAAAAAGGGGCTGGCATTGGGGGCCCCCGACCGACCCTCACAATGACCCCCCAGCTTTGAAGTCAAATCAACCCTTCCAACCTACTCATGCGTCATCATCGACAAGACCACCGCCAACTCTGACTAGAATAACGagatccccaccaacccagcagtCTCCGACTTTGTATCGCCGAGCAGCAGACAGAAGATGGGGCTGGTCCAATCTTGAAGAACTGGGCGGCATTGCCTACATCATCCAGTGTTCGTGTTCCACCCTTGAATTCCATTTCCACCTGATTTCAACCCCTGCTGACAAGTCCACAAACTTCTTTCTATAGTGGACATTGGCACGCCCCCTCAAAAAGTCCGCGTCTTCGTCGACACCGGCTCGTACGAACTCTGGGTCAACCCCCGCTGCAGCACGTCGGCGTCGGATTCCCTCTGCCAGACGTTTGGCAACTACTTCCCATCCAAGTCAAACTCCGCCATGCACATTGGTGGCAACTTTGCCGTCACCTACGGCACAGGGGCAGTGCGAGGAAGCTACTGGAGCGACGTGATGAGTATTGCAAGTCTGtcacacctcccccaactctACAGGTACTTCTCACTCTCATGCTTGAGACTGACAACTCCCTAAAAAGTGCTCCAAATCCCCCAAGTCCAGTTCGCCGTAGCAGCCGACAGCAACTACACCTTCGCCGGCATCCTCGGTTTAGGCTACGCTTACCCCTATTCCATCCCCTACCCCTCCGTCCTCAACCTCATGGTCTCCCAGAAGATGATATCCGCCCCCATCTTCAGCCTCGGTctcggcggcgacggcgacggctTCAGCGAGATTATTTTTGGCGGAGTCAACCGCTGGAAGTTTGCTGGGCCGCTGGTCCCGGTCTCCATTTGGCCTCCGGTCAAAGAGCAGGATCCGAGATGGGTGCAATACTGGGTCAATGTCACCAGCGTCGGGTTGACGAAGCCAAAAGAGGCGGGAAAACTGTACACACCTCGGGAGGGGTTCTCCATGCCGACGTTGATCGACACGGGCTCGACGTTGAGCTACATCCGGGAGGACCTCGTGGCGGTGATAGGGCAGCAGTTCAACGCCGAGATTGACACGCAGGGGAATTACTTTGTGGACTGCAAGTACAGGGACGtggcggggacggtggaCTTTGGGTTCAACAGCGGCGCGATGGTGATCAATGTGCGGTACAAGGATTTCATCTACCAGCTCTATCCGGGCAGGTGCATGCTTGGGGTGCAGCCGGCGGATTATGGGAGCACGTACTATGTGCTGGGAGACACGTTCATCAGGGGTGCTTATTGTGAGTCTTGCCCGTTTCTTAGAGTCAGCAAAATATCTACAGAGCTGACACATGCATACATAGTGGTATTTGATCAGCAATCAGACGTTGTGTGGATGAATCAGTACTATAATTGTGGCGACGGAGTAGTAACAGTGGGACAAACCCCAAGGGATACCAGGAATGTTGTCGGTGCGTGCTAGCTGAGGTAGCTTTTGCCGTCATTGTGTTGTAGGTACCTTGAGCATGTATAAAGCAGCATGTTTTCTCCCGCAGTCCTCTGAACCTGGACTCTGAACCTCGAACCGCCTACTTCTTCAACTGCGGCCAACACAGGGGAAAGTCATGGAAACACCGGGAAACATCAAATTCCAAAGCTATGATAGGATCATGAATGCGAACCTACGTGGCCACCGAAATGCGTACGAGCATCCGGCGATCATGGAGTTTAGAGATCAAACTGTACCAAGACGCCTAGTTGCAAATTGCGCTCGATATGCCATGGCCGGGTGTATTTCCCGGTGACCATGACCCCTTCGGCATGGCTGGGAACCTCCTTCCTGCCGCCCGCAGGTGTGGAACCTGCAGAATTGTTCAAGCCACGGTTGGTTCGCCCGGTGTACCATGAAAACGGGCTCGTTTATGTGCAGCGCTTCTGTTTTGCCAGGCCGTTCATGAGCGACTTTGTTCATACCATGACCATGGCCATCTACACGGGAAGTTGGGGGTTCGATAGTAACTCCGGAGATGCAGAACCATACAAGACGAGTCTTGGCTTCCGGTTCAACACATTCGAACTTGGCAAGGTCTACTGTTTCTGCGAGGATGCGGGCGCAGATGGCCAGGTTCATCAGAGCACCAAGGATTGAGCTGAGATGGAGGCTGTGCTTGCCGCACTTGGGTATCGTGACTGGTCTCTTGAGGGCTGGGTTCGCATCATCATTACCAAGTCGGAATATCTGGGAAAGAACGTTACTCGAAACATGCTCAAGTGGGCAGCGGATCGAGCCCATCGACCACCTGGGGCCAGACCCCAAGTACCAAAACGAACAGGAAGCCCACAGATGGGACGACTACGTCTCTCCGGAGAAGCGATTGCAACACGTAAACCCACACCTTTGTACAATCCCAAGTCGACAGGCTGTAATAAAAGCAGTACACAATATGGTCGGCGAGCACAACGACGTCAAAGTGACCGCTGCTGAACATGACAATTGCGACGGAAGTGGTCATGTCTGGCAGGGTACCAACTACGTGGTTGAGCCGAACCTGCTATGCGAAGACCTGTTCGTGATACAACCCACGAAAAAACATCCCACCAAGGAGCTTGAGAACCGATTCGTGCATTTCAATCATCCGAAGCACATGGCCATTTTCACACATGTGAACTTACCCTCGGACTCAACATGTCCGTTCGTCGCCTCCATGGTGTACAACAGCTCGATGGTTACCAGGCTATTGACGAAGACGGCGCTGCTCTGATCGGTGTCATTTCTGCGCTAGAGTCATGTCCCCCTGTCAAAGAAAGCTGCTTTCCTACGCAAGTGTCAGGAAGGGCTGCGATGCCGTTGAACCGCAACAATATGGCCCAATGGTGGATCGATGGTTGGGAGaaactcatcatcatcacgacGTCCCAGTACGTCCATCACCACGCTACTGAGTCTATGCTGAAATGGGCTGAAAAAGGTTGGCGACGATAAGCGAAAAGGTGGAAACCTATTCGCAATCAAGATTGGTGGAAGGAGTTGTCGCAGATGTTGGGTCACTATCAATGCACGGCTGTGAGGTTGCCGTTTGGTATGTACCTCCTGAAAAGCATTGGGCtggccaagctggaggagtACATAAAGCTCATAAAGGAGAAAAATAAGGTAGCGGAACAGTGGGAAGAcgagaaggcaaagaaggcaggagaagagaagaaagtattggaggaggaaaagaaagtattggaggaggaaaagaaagtattggaggaggaaaagaaagtagaggaggaggatgacaaAGGTGGACCAGATGTCGAGTCGGATTGATGGTTCAGAGAGCGAGGAAGTGATCATCGGCcatggaaagaaaaagaataaGGGCAAGAAGGCTAATAAGAAGAAAGGCAAGAAgcgaagatgaagaggtcTCAGTGAGAGTACCTGGTAGAATTGGGTCCTTGGCTCACGACGAAGCTGCAAAGCGAAGATGATAGATCGGTAAGTAAGGTAACTTGTGTCAGCGTTATAAAAGAGAAGGGTTTACCGAGCAATACAATGATTATTATTCATACCATTCTGTTACACAACCAGGGAGAGTAAGCAATTTGTATCCCATCAGAGAATTACCTCCCGTAGGCTACCTATCTAGTCAGGATGGTACTGGTGCTGTTGTGGAGCTTGAAGGGCCAGAGGTGGGGGAACGCAGGGCCCACACAAAGAACAGGATCACATCTGTCAAAGATGGTCTGGACTTTTCAAGGAGATAATGAATGCAGAGTTAAATTCATGAACGCTAGTGCCAGATTAGGCTCCCAGAATGCCAGGACAGAGATTTAGGGCTGTTGTGGCGTCGATGGACCAGTAGAAACTGGATTTTCTACGAGCTAGATACCCTGATTCAGATGTAtgtggtggctggctggtgcTGCGCCATCTCACATTCTGGGGGCACGGAATTCATTGTACGAATCGCGTTGGTGTCCGCGTTTGGATGCTCGGGGTGGAAGTTGCTGTGAAGATCGAGGTAGATAAAACACTTCGATTCCCCAGCTCAGGTAGCGATTTGTTGTCTAACGGCATATAATTGATCAACCTTTGCTACTGTGCTTGTCAACACTGTGGGCTTGGAATCTGTGCCCAGTAATCTCTTCACTATCACCGCCAGCTGAAAACAAAGCAACCATGGCACCAGTCTATGCAGACCACCCATTCCCCCTTATCCAGACTCCTGTGTTTGCAGCGAAACAAGACCCGCATGCAAAGGTTggaccacctccatcatctgaTCACCCCTAACGAAACACGCTATTCACACTTCAACTGCATGTACAGGTGGACAGCTTCGACCGTGCCGCCTCGGAAATGGCCAATGCGCACAATCTCATGATCCGCGGCCTTAATTCCATCTATCTTCAAGCTCCACACATCACAGCTCCCGACGTAAAACCCTTTTGCCGGTACATTGCGGCTTTCACCAACCTGATTCACGTCCATCACCACGGCGAGGAGACACATTTCTTTCCAGAGGTAGAGAGGttgtcgggggtggtgggaatcATGGAGACGAATGTCCATCAACACGGCGTGTTCAAGAAAGGGCTACACGATCTGGATGATTACATTAATGGTGTTCTGGCGGATAAACAGGAGTATGACGGTAAGAGGGTAGCGCAGATGATTGATGTATTTGGGAAAAGTCTCGTTGAGCATCTGCGGGATGAAATCCCTACGTTGCAGAGGTTGAGAGAggtggatggagagggaagaaAGATGGCGGAGGCGATTGAGAGGATcatgggggaggaaggggagagtTCGATGGTTTGTGCCTTCTCATATACCGACCTTCTCTTTGGCGATCGACTGGCGGCTAATCAAAGGGGGTCATAGAAAGCACTTGGAATGCCTGGCatgttgtggtgttttgCCAATCTGGACATCCACTTCGAGGACGATAGATGGCTGGACTGGCCTGCTGCACCGGGCCCTGTCAAGTTTCTGTATCGGAATGTGTTCTGGTGGGTTTATACTGATCTTAGGAAGTTTGGATCAGTTGACAGGAACGGCAAGCTGAGGGCTCTATATGCTGTTCCCAAGTCAGAATAAGGTAGTGTGTCTGGGGATGGGCCCACTTTATGGACGGTTCGGTTTTGTTACTACCCCTGTTTGCCCCTATTTGCCCCCTTTATCCTCT comes from the Podospora pseudocomata strain CBS 415.72m chromosome 5, whole genome shotgun sequence genome and includes:
- a CDS encoding hypothetical protein (COG:O; EggNog:ENOG503PCS7; MEROPS:MER0080922) — translated: MLLHFAIYTTLFLTVSRGASLPNLSNEHSLDDGDKGGGKRTRDPGYVRMPVSRQKFKSKGKSKRGWHWGPPTDPHNDPPALKSNQPFQPTHASSSTRPPPTLTRITRSPPTQQSPTLYRRAADRRWGWSNLEELGGIAYIIQLDIGTPPQKVRVFVDTGSYELWVNPRCSTSASDSLCQTFGNYFPSKSNSAMHIGGNFAVTYGTGAVRGSYWSDVMSIAMLQIPQVQFAVAADSNYTFAGILGLGYAYPYSIPYPSVLNLMVSQKMISAPIFSLGLGGDGDGFSEIIFGGVNRWKFAGPLVPVSIWPPVKEQDPRWVQYWVNVTSVGLTKPKEAGKLYTPREGFSMPTLIDTGSTLSYIREDLVAVIGQQFNAEIDTQGNYFVDCKYRDVAGTVDFGFNSGAMVINVRYKDFIYQLYPGRCMLGVQPADYGSTYYVLGDTFIRGAYLVFDQQSDVVWMNQYYNCGDGVVTVGQTPRDTRNVVGAC
- a CDS encoding hypothetical protein (EggNog:ENOG503P4ZS), with product MAPVYADHPFPLIQTPVFAAKQDPHAKVDSFDRAASEMANAHNLMIRGLNSIYLQAPHITAPDVKPFCRYIAAFTNLIHVHHHGEETHFFPEVERLSGVVGIMETNVHQHGVFKKGLHDLDDYINGVLADKQEYDGKRVAQMIDVFGKSLVEHLRDEIPTLQRLREVDGEGRKMAEAIERIMGEEGESSMKALGMPGMLWCFANLDIHFEDDRWLDWPAAPGPVKFLYRNVFWWVYTDLRKFGSVDRNGKLRALYAVPKSE
- a CDS encoding hypothetical protein (CAZy:GH93; EggNog:ENOG503P04N; COG:E), which gives rise to MTGYLLSKLGFDLKNQADNHDPGNNDDRPPPLPQLHISTEDHFPPSTQGTYPRLCQLSDGSLLKSYTTFGPDGERVLVVSRSVDQARSFEVVGEITRSHGDCDNCFLAELEPGVVLAAFRNHDLSGEDGNKLTWFRITVCRSRDGGRIWEYLSQAVEKGGSDGVWEPFVRIPVGRREEVQLYYSAEAEQGQRQDTMVVVSGDGGETWSEPRRITGEEGLRDGMVGIAGMKDAVSGKEALVMVLETTRCGPGRFSIEAVVSYDEGLSWASRQEVYKPSGEGKNAGAPQIGTLAGREGVAVVFMTDEDGNEGIWPSGAKIKTVLGVGLGNGVINWSREADTVFEEGSSWPGILGVGHGEALVVCETRSRIGGRLLSLDL